The Corynebacterium coyleae genome segment GGATGGCGTTGATCGCCTCGCGCAGACGCTCAGCGTGTGCGCCGGTGACCGGGATGAAGCCCTCAGCCTCGAGCTCTGCATCCTGGTGGTCGAGGGCGATGTTGAGGAAGTCCTTGACCATCTTGGAGGTTGCCTCGTCGTAGCCCGCGGAGCAGACGATCTCGTAGGTGGTCAGCACCAGCGGGTAAGCGCCGGCGGTGTCGGTGGCGAACAGGGCGTCGGCGTCGACGACCATGTTGTGACCCTCAGTCTTAAAGGTCAGGTTGTCCAGGGTCTTCGCCACGGACTCGTTGGTCAGCTCGACCGGGCCGTTGCCGAAGTCGATGTTGGCCTTCTTGTCAGCGAAGCCAGCCTCGACGTAGGTGATGGAACCGTCGGTAGCGGAGACTTCCTGTGCCACACCGGAGGAGCCGTTGGCGCCGGTGCCCACTGCGTTCGGGAACGCCTTGCCGGAGGACTCCCACTTGCCGTCGGATGCGGCTGCGAGGAACTTCTGGAAGTTGTCGGAGGTGCCGGACTCGTCGGAGCGGTAGAAGACGTTGATCGGGGTGTCCGGCAGTTCAACGCCCGGGTTAGCCTCTGCGATCTTCGGGTCGTTCCAGGTCTTGATGACGCCCTGGAAGATCTCGACGATGTTGTCCACGGTGAGGTTGAGCTCGTCGACACCCTCGAGGTTGTAGGCGATAGCAACCGGGCCGATGACGAACGGCAGGTGCCATGCCTCGTTGCCGCCACAGCGCTGTGCAGCAGCCTCAACCTGGTCGTCCTTCAGCGGCGAGTCAGAGCCGGCGAAGACAGCCTGGTTGGCAATGAAGTTCTTCTGGCCTGCGCCCGAGCCGGAAGGGGTGTAGGCGATGGAAGCGCCCGGAACCTCTGCGGAGTAGACGGAGGCGAAGTAGTCGATGGCGTTCTGCTGGGAGGATGCGCCCTCAGCGAGGATGTCACCCTGCTGGCCGTAGAGCTCGTAGTCGCCCTTTTCGGCCGTTGCGGTGGATTCCGCTTCGGTACCTGCTGCACCTTCGGTGTCGTCGGAGCCGCCGCAAGCGACGAGGGTGGCGGAGGAGGCTGCTACGACGCCGATGACTGCGGCGGTGCGCTTGAAGTTACGAATCACGGGGAACCTTTCAGGTATTTAACTGTTCGGTCCGGAACACCAGGCAGATGTCCGATCACTTACGACACAAAACCTAGACAGCGCCGGTTAATCCCTGGTTGCTGATTGGGTGAACTATTGGTGAACTCGTAAAATCCTGGCTAACACCGCAGGTCAAGCGCTACTTTTTGGAGGCCGGTTTGTAGACCACGTGGCGCTCGCGAGTATCAAAGCCGAGCTGGCGGTATCGCTTTACCGCCGGCTCATTATCCCCTTCGACATAGAGGATGACCTGCGAGGATCCGCACTCCGCAAGGTAGTTCAGCCCGGCTTGAATCAGCGGTCCCCCCATTCCCTCCCCCCGGTGCTTCGAGGAGAGGCCCACGACATAGATTTCGCCGGTGCCATCCGGGTGTCGTTTGGTCCAGTGGAAGCCCGCAATCTCATCGCCGGCGATGAGGAACCACACGCCGTCGGCGTCGAACCAGTCGGTGTCCATCGCCCGGTGCAGCTGCGCGATGTCCCAGCCGCCTTGTTCGGGGTGCCAGGAGAACGCGTCGTTGTTCACCTCGAGCCACTGCTTATCGACGACCTCACGCCCCCACCGCGACACCAACTCCGGGTACTGCACGAGCTCGTAGCCCTCGCGCACTTCCGCCTTCATGTCAGCATCCAGCGCAGTCCCCATGACCAGCAGTTCTCGCACTGGCTCCATCCCGAGGTCGCGTGCCATCGCCTGTGCTGCAGGCAGGTCACCATGGGCCCAGAAGCCAGCGTCGGCGTTGCGCTCCAGCACAGCCTGAACCAGGGCACGGCCGTAGCCGTGGCCGCGGTGCTCGGGATGGACGGCCAGTTCGGTGGAGCCGTCTTCAGCGATGCCGGCAACCGCAACGGTCCTATCGCCGGTTTTGGCGATGAGGTGGGTGTGGTTGAGGGTGTCGTCGAAAAGCCCGCGCTCGAACGCCTCGGAGAACGCGGCGACGCCGTCTTCGGATTGGGCGGCATCCAGAATGGGGCGGACGAGGGTTTCCGGCAGGGTGGCGCTTACGATGTCGACAGTCATGTCTTAGAGGGTACGTCGGAGGGCGGAAACGATGCGGGCACGTGTGAAAGCGGCTGTCGCCGTGGCGGCGGCGCTGGCTGTGTTGGCTGGCGCTGACACGGTCGTGGCCGCGAACGTGGAACGCACCGTCGCCCAACCCGGCATCCAGGCGTCCGTGGGTGGTTTCCCGTACACGGCGTCGCTGCTCACCGGCAACGTCTCACGTGTGAGCGTGGAACACCTCGATGCCGCCGTCGATGGGCCAGGCGTAGCGACGACCGGCGTAGACGTGTTCGACCTCGCCCTCGACAACCCACGCGAAGCGCTTTCGGGCGAGTTCGAATCGGGCACCGCACGCCTTGTGCGCCGCCGGGTGCGCCTCGACGGCGTCGGGTTCGGCACCCTGCTCGGCATCACGGACCTGGACATCGCGAACCCATACGACATCTCCCCCGCAGGCGGGGCCGCAAGCGAGGCCCGGCTCACCGGCACGGTTCCGGGTACAGAAGATCCGGTGACGGTTGTGGTTACGCTGCGCCTGATCGACGGCATCTTCCAGATGCGCCCCAGCAAACTTATCGACGACACCTCCCCCGAAACCCAGGCCGCGTTCACTCTCGACCTAGACACCCGCACCCTGCCGTTGGACGGGCCAGCGGACCGAGTGCAGTTGCGCGGCGGTTCGATTGAGTTCTCGCGCGACCGCATCAACACCGCATTTGACCCGGCGGACCTCAACCCCATGGGACAAGCAGCTACCCTTGGACACCATGAGTGAAGAAAAGAACGTAGAAAACACCGAGAACACGCCGAAACCGGCCACCTTAAGCGGCAACGACGCCGTCAACCTTGCGTCCGAGCAGTCCAAGTCGACCGCGCACCGCAATATCCCGACGTTCGACTTTGAAGATTTCCCGCTCGAGGACGACACCGCAAACCTGCGCTTCGGCCCGAGCCTGCACGACGGCCTGCTCGCACTTTTGCCGCTGGTTGGCGTGTGGACCGGCTCCGGCCAGGCCAACGACAACGGCGATGAGTACGCCTTCGGCCAGCGCCTTGTTGTCTCCCACGACGGTGAGAATTACCTCCGCTTCGAGTCGCGCATGTGGCGTCTCGACGAGGACGGCAACGCCACCGGCGCCGACCAGCGCGAGGTCGGCTTCTGGCGCATCTCTCTCAAGGACGAAATCGAGGTGACCCTGACCAACTCCCGCGGTTTGGTTGAGATCATGTACGGCGCGCCTGTCAACGAGCGTGCATGGCAGCTCACCAGCGCCTCCACCATCGCAACGGAGACCGGCCCTGAGTCCCACGGTCCGGGCAAGCGCCTCTACGGCCTGATGCCGAACAACAACCTCGGCTGGGTTGACGAGCGCGCCGTCAACGGCGAGATGGTGCCGTACATGTCCGCAGAGTTGAAGCGCATCGCGGGCTAGCGCCGGTTAGCTCAGCGCCGCGGAAATCAGCTCCTTGATCTCGGCTTCATTGTCGGGAGCGGGGAGCTTTTTGCCGTCCAGGCGCTTTACCCGGGTGGCGATGCGCGTGGAGCTCACCAGCCACACCGACTCCGCCTTGAACAGTTCGTTGAGGTAGATGTCCTTCGCCTTGCACTTCCACCCCTGCTCGGCGGCGTATTCGAACAGGGCGGCTTGGGTGGTGCCGGCCAGCACGCCCGGCCCCGGTGCCGGTGTGCGCAACCGCCCGCCCTTCTTCACCATGACCACCGACGAGGTCACCCCCTCGAGCACGCGTCCGGTGTCGGGGTCGATGTAGATGACATCGTCCGCGCCTCCGGCTTTCGCCCAACGCAGCGCCGCCATCGACGCCGCATAGTTGAGCGTTTTCGCGCCTTCGCGCATCCACGGCGCATCG includes the following:
- the pstS gene encoding phosphate ABC transporter substrate-binding protein PstS yields the protein MIRNFKRTAAVIGVVAASSATLVACGGSDDTEGAAGTEAESTATAEKGDYELYGQQGDILAEGASSQQNAIDYFASVYSAEVPGASIAYTPSGSGAGQKNFIANQAVFAGSDSPLKDDQVEAAAQRCGGNEAWHLPFVIGPVAIAYNLEGVDELNLTVDNIVEIFQGVIKTWNDPKIAEANPGVELPDTPINVFYRSDESGTSDNFQKFLAAASDGKWESSGKAFPNAVGTGANGSSGVAQEVSATDGSITYVEAGFADKKANIDFGNGPVELTNESVAKTLDNLTFKTEGHNMVVDADALFATDTAGAYPLVLTTYEIVCSAGYDEATSKMVKDFLNIALDHQDAELEAEGFIPVTGAHAERLREAINAIQ
- the mshD gene encoding mycothiol synthase, translating into MTVDIVSATLPETLVRPILDAAQSEDGVAAFSEAFERGLFDDTLNHTHLIAKTGDRTVAVAGIAEDGSTELAVHPEHRGHGYGRALVQAVLERNADAGFWAHGDLPAAQAMARDLGMEPVRELLVMGTALDADMKAEVREGYELVQYPELVSRWGREVVDKQWLEVNNDAFSWHPEQGGWDIAQLHRAMDTDWFDADGVWFLIAGDEIAGFHWTKRHPDGTGEIYVVGLSSKHRGEGMGGPLIQAGLNYLAECGSSQVILYVEGDNEPAVKRYRQLGFDTRERHVVYKPASKK
- a CDS encoding LmeA family phospholipid-binding protein, which encodes MRARVKAAVAVAAALAVLAGADTVVAANVERTVAQPGIQASVGGFPYTASLLTGNVSRVSVEHLDAAVDGPGVATTGVDVFDLALDNPREALSGEFESGTARLVRRRVRLDGVGFGTLLGITDLDIANPYDISPAGGAASEARLTGTVPGTEDPVTVVVTLRLIDGIFQMRPSKLIDDTSPETQAAFTLDLDTRTLPLDGPADRVQLRGGSIEFSRDRINTAFDPADLNPMGQAATLGHHE
- a CDS encoding FABP family protein gives rise to the protein MSEEKNVENTENTPKPATLSGNDAVNLASEQSKSTAHRNIPTFDFEDFPLEDDTANLRFGPSLHDGLLALLPLVGVWTGSGQANDNGDEYAFGQRLVVSHDGENYLRFESRMWRLDEDGNATGADQREVGFWRISLKDEIEVTLTNSRGLVEIMYGAPVNERAWQLTSASTIATETGPESHGPGKRLYGLMPNNNLGWVDERAVNGEMVPYMSAELKRIAG